A genomic stretch from Lathyrus oleraceus cultivar Zhongwan6 chromosome 2, CAAS_Psat_ZW6_1.0, whole genome shotgun sequence includes:
- the LOC127119191 gene encoding uncharacterized protein LOC127119191, whose translation MEDFWKRAKTFAEEAAKKSQSLTTTSATARIADLVSETTKKSKELAAEASKKAEEIKTAALRQADQIKSFSDTISIPPQISAIAAAAATATANATSTALPSAPQEQDLERFGVTDDLRSFVQGLTSTTFKHFPVNSDESESEASDVPTSASNVRKDLNEFQEKHATLVLTTVKEISRLRYELCPRAMKERHFWRIYFTLVNTHVAPYEKQYMEAVREAAKQSEDPKVEQTDVGEGSGKAEVTGKLLKSKSSNASSIEQDLDTFLLGDLEDSDGAPDDGEGSFDDDFDKIGNSDVEDEKHEKRTSAATV comes from the exons ATGGAAGACTTCTGGAAGAGAGCGAAGACATTCGCCGAAGAAGCGGCGAAGAAATCGCAATCTCTAACCACTACCTCCGCCACGGCTAGAATCGCCGATCTCGTCTCCGAAACCACCAAGAAATCAAAAGAACTCGCCGCCGAGGCTTCTAAGAAAGCAGAAGAAATCAAAACCGCTGCTCTCCGTCAGGCTGATCAGATCAAGTCCTTCTCGGATACCATTTCCATTCCTCCTCAAATCTCAGCAATTGCCGCCGCCGCGGCAACCGCAACCGCAAATGCCACTTCTACCGCACTGCCTTCTGCTCCTCAGGAACAAGACCTCGAGAGATTCGGCGTCACCGATGATCTCAGATCCTTTGTCCAGGGCCTCACTTCCACAACCTTCAAACATTTTCCTGTCAATTCCG ATGAATCTGAATCTGAGGCTTCTGATGTGCCCACTTCGGCCTCTAATGTTCGGAAGGATCTCAATGAGTTTCAGGAGAAGCATGCCACTCTTGTTTTAACTACTGTTAAG GAAATTTCAAGGTTGAGATATGAACTATGCCCACGTGCTATGAAGGAAAGACACTTTTGGAGGATATATTTTACACTTGTCAACACTCATGTGGCTCC TTATGAGAAGCAATATATGGAAGCGGTGAGAGAAGCAGCAAAGCAGAGTGAAGATCCTAAGGTAGAGCAAACTGATGTTGGCGAAGGAAGTGGAAAGGCTGAAGTAACAGGGAAGCTTCTAAAGAGTAAATCTTCTAATGCATCCTCTATTGAGCAAGACTTGGATACATTTCTTCTTGGAGATCTTGAAGACAGTGATGGAGCTCCAG ATGATGGCGAGGGCAGCTTTGATGACGATTTTGACAAGATTGGCAATTCT GATGTTGAAGATGAGAAGCATGAAAAGAGAACATCTGCAGCAACAGTTTAG